The Pelagibacterium halotolerans B2 nucleotide sequence GCCGCCGCATTTGATCGCGACCACGGGAAAATATGCGGTCAGGACTTCCAGCGCTTCGGTCACGTCGGGTTTGCCCGTGATGGCGATGGCCTCTTCGGCATTGGGGAGAAAAATATCCACGCCGGTGCAAGCTTCGAGCAGACCCGGCTTGCTGATGAGAGTTTCATCCCAACTGGGGTCGAGCGCCACAGCGAGCCCGGCCGCCTTGGCCTGTGAAACGAGATCGGGCTGGTCGGCAAGCGTTGCATATTCGGCTATGTGCAAAAGTGCGGCCCGTTCCCACGTCAGCGCATTTGCAAACTGTGCAGGAATCGACCGGCCCGCCCTGCAGGAAAGGAATGCCCGATCTTCGGCGCCGGTCATCACAACGGTGACCTGCGGTCCGGCATCGGCCCTGCGCTCGATAAAGCCCAGGTCGATGCCGCTTGTCTCCAGTTGCGGCGCCAGCACCTCGGACAACGGATCGGTGCCATACGAGGCAAGCAGGGCTGCTGGGCGGCCCAGTTGGATCAAATGGGCAGCAGCGATGAAGGCGCCCCCACCCAGCACCGGGTGCATGGAACGTGCAAAAACCTCCCGGCCCATTTGCGGCATGCCTGAGAGCTCGGCGAAAACAAGGTCGCAATAGATGCGGCCGACGCTGACGACAGCGTCGCGCGGCGATTTCAGATTCATAGACGCCCCAGGGCTTTTTCGCTCTCGGCGTCGAAAAGATAAAGACTGCCCGGCGCGGCCCAGGCCGTAACGATGCTGTCGACCGCTGGCAAAAGCTTGCTTGGCGCGGTGGCGATCGCCGAGGATCCGGCTATATCGAGATGCACAAGCGTTTCCGAGCCCAAAGGCTCAACGGCGGTCACCTTGCCCTCGAATGCCAGGGCAGCATTGTCCGGCGCCTCTCCCACCAGCAGGTCATGAGGTCTCACACCGACTAGGACATTGCCCGAGCCGGTCGCTGGTAATGTGCCTTTGATCTTGGCGCCTGCGGCCGTCAGGCCGTCCCCCGAGGCCGTTCCATCGATGAGATTCATGGACGGACTGCCGATGAACCGCGCTGTGAAAACATCGATCGGACTCTCGTAAAGCTCGGTCGGCGTGCCGACTTGAAGGATCAGCCCATCGCGCATCACAACGATCCGGTCGGCCATTGTCATGGCTTCGATCTGGTCGTGCGTGACATAGACGATGGTCGTTCCAAGCCGCTGGTGCAGGCGCTTGATCTCGATGCGCATCTGCGAGCGCAATTGTGCGTCGAGGTTGGACAGTGGCTCGTCGAAGAGGAACGCGGCCGGATCGCGCACCATGGCGCGCCCGATAGCGACGCGCTGGCGTTGCCCGCCCGAGAGTGCCGCCGGACGGCGTTCGAGCAGATCCTCGAGCCCCAATATCTTGCCGGCTTCGGCAATGCGTTGCTGCTTTTCAGCCTTGGAAAGTTTGGAGGTATAAAGCCCGAACCCGATATTCTGACCCACCGTCATGTGGGGATATATCGCATAGTTCTGGAACACCATGGCGATGTTGCGCTGCTTGGGTTCGTACTGGTTGACGATGGTGTCACCGATCTTGAGCACGCCGCCGGAGATTTCCTCGAGCCCGGCAATCATGCGCAGGGTCGTCGATTTCCCGCAGCCCGATGGCCCGACAAAGACAACGAACTCGCCATCGGCGATTTCGAGGTCGATGCCATGAACGGCGGTCACCTTGCCATAGCGCTTTACAAGGCCTTCCAACTGGATTTCTGCCATCACGCCGCTCCTAAAAGTGCATTGAATTTATCGTTGAGTTCTTTGTGCGCGCTTTTCAGCGTTTCGGTGCGCCGGGCCGCCTGATCGAAGAACCCTCTGAGCTTCTGGCGATATCGACCAAGGGAGGCACGCAGCGCGGTGGGCGCCGGGCCGCCGAGCCGGTCGCGGACCGAAACGAAATGCCGCGCCGAGACCAGTTCGGCAAATCGTTCGGGTGAAAGGGTCGAAGCCCTCCCGGTTGCCGCTTCAAATGCGGACGCAAAGGGCGCATACCCATCCTCGACAAGTGAGCCGTCCGCCGCGACCACCGCCTTTGCCACGGCTGCCGAGACTTCATGTGCCTGCCGGAAAGACAGATCTTCGAGTCGGACGAGACTGTCGGCCAATTCGGTGATGGTAATGCAGGAGCGCTTGGTGTTGATATCCACCCGTTCGGGGTTGATCGAGACCTGCGCGATCAGCGCGGTGAAAAGGTCGAGCACGCGATAGGCGGCATCGAACACCTGATAGCCCATGGCCTGGCTTTCCCCCTCGCTGTCGTTCATGTCGGTAAAAGGCGTGTTGTGCATGATATCGAGCATCGCCTTGGCGCGGCCATAGGTCTGGCTGGCCAGGTGGCGCAGGTGCTCGATGGGCACCGGATTGCGCTTTTGCGGCATGATCGATGAAATCTGGACCAGCGCATTGGGCACGTAGAGCTGGCCCACCTCAAAGCTCGACCAGACCTGAAAATCCTGGATGGGGCGCCCCAGATGGAGAAAGCTGAGCGCCATCGCGCCATAAATGCCGGTGATGTAATCGACCGACGCAATACAGCCATAGGAATTTTCCAGCGGACGGGCAAACCCGAGCAACTCGGCCACCCGCTCGCGGTCGATGGGGAAGCCCGAAGTGGTGATGGCTGCCGCTCCCATGGGCGAAAGATCGATCACCTCGATCGCGGATTCCACTTTTTCGATATCGCGGATCAGCACCTCGGCCATGGCGCCCAGATAATGCCCGAAGGTCGTCGGCTGGGCCGGCTGCCCGTGCGTGTAGGCAACGATCAGCGTTTCGGCTTCACGCTCTGCCGTCGAAAGAACGGCATCGAGCAGGACCCGCATCTTTTCGAGCAGCATCTCGGTGCGCGGCTTGAGCCCGAGCTTGAACAGCGTGTGATCGATGTCGTTGCGCGACCGGGAGGTGTGCAGTCGCCCGGCCAGATCGGGACCGAGGCGGGCCTTGAGATTCTTTTCGATCAGGAAGAAGAAGTCTTCGACCTCGCCGGTATAAACGAGAGTGTCGAGATCGATCTCGTCATCTATGGCAACCAGTGCTCTTGCGATCGAGGACGCTTGTTGGCGTGTGAGGATGCCGGTTTCGGCCAGCATGACCAGATGCGCCCTGTCGATGGCCCTGAACCCGTCGGCGTGATGATCCTTGGCGCCGTCGAAAAGCGGGCGCAGCACGGTCTCCTTGTAAACGGGATCGGGAAAAACGCTCGTATCTCTCATTGAGGCCATCGATCAGCCCTTCAAACCGGCAAGCATCACACCGCGCACGATGTAACGCTGCAGGACGAGGAACACCAAAAGGGTGGGAATGGTGGCCAGCGCGGCGCCGGTCATGATCATTTCCCATTGGATCGATTGCTCGACGGCAAAGCTCGAAAGTCCAACCGGCAACGTGTAGAGCTCGCGGCTGTTGGTGACGATGAGCGGCCAGAAAAAAGCCGTCCAGTTTCCAAGGAAGGTAAAGATCGCCAAGGCGGATATTGCAGGCGCCACCATGGGCATGGCGATCTTCCACCAGATGGTGAATTCGTTCAGCCCGTCGACCCGCGCCGCTTCGAGGAAATCGTCAGGCACCGTTTCGAAGAATTGCTTCATCAGGAATGTGCCGAAGGCCGTCATCATGCCCGGGAACATGATGCCCCAATAGCTGTCGATCCAGCCCAGTTGCGCGCTCATCAGATACCACGGGATCACCAGCATTTCGGTGGGGATCATCAGGGTAGATAGGATGGCGATGAAGATCAGGTAGCGCCCGCGGAACTGGAATTTGGCCAGAGTGTAGCCGACCAGCGAGTCGAAAAAGACGTTCGATAGGGTCACGCAGACTGCAACCAGCGTGGAATTGAAGAACCAGCGCATGAAGCGCCCGTCCGAAAGCACCTTCAGGTAATTGTCGAAAGTGGGTGCTGCCGGAATCAACCTCAGGTCGTAAACCTGTCCGGCCGTCTTCAGTGACGTTGAAAACATGAAGAGCAGGGGCGTTATCATCAGCACCCCGCCGATAAACAGCAGTGTCCAGGTCAGGACCCGGCCCGGACGGATGGAGGCGCTGTTGAGCCTGAGTTCGGTGTTCGTGGCAGCGGTGGCAGTCATCAGCGCGTCCTCAGAACCCAGAGCTGAAGCAGGGAAACGATGAGAAGGATGGTAAAGAGCACCACCGTCTGCGCCGCCGCATAGCCCATGTTGAAGGAAGAAAATGCAGTCTGGTAAATCATGAGAACCAGGGGCTTTGTTGTATTGAGCGGCCCGCCGGGGTCATTGCTTGTCATGTTGTAAACCTGATCGAAAATCCGCAGAAAGCCGATCGAGGAAAAGACGACGAGGAACACAGTCGTCGGCTTGAGCAATGGAAGCGTGATCTTGCGCAGGATCGCCCATTCGCCCAGCCCGTCGATACGTGCGGCCTCGTAGTAGGTTTGAGGAATGGCCCTCAGGCCAGCCATGAATATGATGATCTGGAACCCCAGCCCCGCCCATATCGCGGTGACCATGATAGCGGGTAGGGCCTGTTCGGTGGATCGCAGGAAGGGCTGCGCCGGCAGGCCGGTGACGCCCAAAAAGCCGTTGATGATGCCGATTGGCGGGGGTTGGTAAAACCAGCGCCAAACCCAGGCCATTGCTGCAGCCGTGGTCAGGAACGGGAGAAAATAAAGCGCGCGGATGAAGCCGTGCATAAAGCGCACGCGGTCGAGATAATAGGCAACCGCAAACGAGATGACGAGGCTGATCGGCGTGCCGATAATCAGATAAGCGAATGTATTGCGGAACACCTGCCAGAACAGGGGATCGTTATACAGCTTTGTGTAGTTCTCGATGCCGATGAATTGGGCCGGGCGTAGCAGGTCCCAATCGGTGAACGAGAGCCAGAAAGCCTGTACCGTGGGATAAAAACGGATAACGACATAAAATACCACGGGCAGAGCCAGGAAGGTCCAGACCCAGATCAGCCGCTTTTGTCCGATGCTGAGCCGGTTCCAGGTCCCTGATGGCTCCACGGTGCCACTTGCCGATACTGCCGAAGTCATCGCCTGCCACTCCTGCTGATTTGCCCAGGTGGGCCGGCCGGTCTGTTGTCCGGCCGGTTCACCTCTGAAGTCACAAGACTGGACCGGCAGTACACCGGTCCAATCCCATTGTTACTGGTTGGCGTAGAATTCGTCGAGAATGGCCTGTTCCTCCGCAGCGGCGGCAGCCAGAGAATCCGCAGGCGACTGACCCTGCAGCGAGATGCGGCTTTCCATATCGATCGCCACCTGACGCTGGGCAGCCTCGTCCACGAAGATTGTGGTGTGGGCATATTCGAGCCCCGCCAGGAACGGACCATAGATTGGGTCTGAAAGGTTTTCCTCGGTCAGGGCAACCTCTTGGCGAGCGGGCAGTTCGCCCACCACTTCGAGCCAGATTTCCATGGCCTCGGGTGAACTGATATAGGCAAGGAACTTCTGGGCAGCCTCGAGTTCTTCCCCCTCGGCGCGCGCGCCGATGGCGTTGGCGAAATAGCTCGCATAGTTCGAACGCATACCGTCTTCATTAGCCGGCAGCTCGGTGAC carries:
- a CDS encoding carbohydrate kinase family protein, producing the protein MNLKSPRDAVVSVGRIYCDLVFAELSGMPQMGREVFARSMHPVLGGGAFIAAAHLIQLGRPAALLASYGTDPLSEVLAPQLETSGIDLGFIERRADAGPQVTVVMTGAEDRAFLSCRAGRSIPAQFANALTWERAALLHIAEYATLADQPDLVSQAKAAGLAVALDPSWDETLISKPGLLEACTGVDIFLPNAEEAIAITGKPDVTEALEVLTAYFPVVAIKCGGAGGLLGAGTIRLSARAPKVHVVDTTGAGDAFNAGLIDAYLAGRPLGDCLDAGIAAGSLSVQSIGGAPRPTKSLAV
- a CDS encoding ABC transporter ATP-binding protein, which translates into the protein MAEIQLEGLVKRYGKVTAVHGIDLEIADGEFVVFVGPSGCGKSTTLRMIAGLEEISGGVLKIGDTIVNQYEPKQRNIAMVFQNYAIYPHMTVGQNIGFGLYTSKLSKAEKQQRIAEAGKILGLEDLLERRPAALSGGQRQRVAIGRAMVRDPAAFLFDEPLSNLDAQLRSQMRIEIKRLHQRLGTTIVYVTHDQIEAMTMADRIVVMRDGLILQVGTPTELYESPIDVFTARFIGSPSMNLIDGTASGDGLTAAGAKIKGTLPATGSGNVLVGVRPHDLLVGEAPDNAALAFEGKVTAVEPLGSETLVHLDIAGSSAIATAPSKLLPAVDSIVTAWAAPGSLYLFDAESEKALGRL
- the argH gene encoding argininosuccinate lyase, which translates into the protein MASMRDTSVFPDPVYKETVLRPLFDGAKDHHADGFRAIDRAHLVMLAETGILTRQQASSIARALVAIDDEIDLDTLVYTGEVEDFFFLIEKNLKARLGPDLAGRLHTSRSRNDIDHTLFKLGLKPRTEMLLEKMRVLLDAVLSTAEREAETLIVAYTHGQPAQPTTFGHYLGAMAEVLIRDIEKVESAIEVIDLSPMGAAAITTSGFPIDRERVAELLGFARPLENSYGCIASVDYITGIYGAMALSFLHLGRPIQDFQVWSSFEVGQLYVPNALVQISSIMPQKRNPVPIEHLRHLASQTYGRAKAMLDIMHNTPFTDMNDSEGESQAMGYQVFDAAYRVLDLFTALIAQVSINPERVDINTKRSCITITELADSLVRLEDLSFRQAHEVSAAVAKAVVAADGSLVEDGYAPFASAFEAATGRASTLSPERFAELVSARHFVSVRDRLGGPAPTALRASLGRYRQKLRGFFDQAARRTETLKSAHKELNDKFNALLGAA
- a CDS encoding carbohydrate ABC transporter permease, which gives rise to MTATAATNTELRLNSASIRPGRVLTWTLLFIGGVLMITPLLFMFSTSLKTAGQVYDLRLIPAAPTFDNYLKVLSDGRFMRWFFNSTLVAVCVTLSNVFFDSLVGYTLAKFQFRGRYLIFIAILSTLMIPTEMLVIPWYLMSAQLGWIDSYWGIMFPGMMTAFGTFLMKQFFETVPDDFLEAARVDGLNEFTIWWKIAMPMVAPAISALAIFTFLGNWTAFFWPLIVTNSRELYTLPVGLSSFAVEQSIQWEMIMTGAALATIPTLLVFLVLQRYIVRGVMLAGLKG
- a CDS encoding carbohydrate ABC transporter permease; the encoded protein is MTSAVSASGTVEPSGTWNRLSIGQKRLIWVWTFLALPVVFYVVIRFYPTVQAFWLSFTDWDLLRPAQFIGIENYTKLYNDPLFWQVFRNTFAYLIIGTPISLVISFAVAYYLDRVRFMHGFIRALYFLPFLTTAAAMAWVWRWFYQPPPIGIINGFLGVTGLPAQPFLRSTEQALPAIMVTAIWAGLGFQIIIFMAGLRAIPQTYYEAARIDGLGEWAILRKITLPLLKPTTVFLVVFSSIGFLRIFDQVYNMTSNDPGGPLNTTKPLVLMIYQTAFSSFNMGYAAAQTVVLFTILLIVSLLQLWVLRTR